Proteins encoded within one genomic window of Thermococcus celer Vu 13 = JCM 8558:
- a CDS encoding Na+/H+ antiporter subunit E, giving the protein MGEASKISRYLYTVIVLFLIWLFLTASLDPQELEVGLLLALIVGAFTYEIFTTSGLANLHPRRVVYAIAYVPYFLWAMIMANLDVAYRVLHPKRPINPGIVECKTVLKSDVGKLALANSITLTPGTITLDVDDDRYFIHWINVTDDSVEGASMNITAPFEKFLKVIFG; this is encoded by the coding sequence ATGGGAGAGGCAAGCAAAATAAGCCGCTATCTGTACACGGTTATCGTGCTGTTCCTTATATGGCTGTTCCTGACGGCCAGTTTGGACCCGCAGGAGCTGGAAGTTGGCCTGCTGCTGGCACTCATCGTTGGTGCCTTCACCTACGAGATATTCACCACCAGCGGCCTCGCGAACCTCCATCCCAGGAGGGTCGTCTACGCCATAGCCTACGTTCCCTACTTCCTGTGGGCCATGATAATGGCGAACCTCGACGTCGCCTACAGGGTTCTGCATCCCAAGAGACCCATAAACCCGGGGATCGTTGAGTGCAAAACCGTTCTCAAGAGCGACGTGGGAAAGCTCGCCCTCGCGAACTCGATAACGCTAACGCCCGGAACCATCACCCTTGACGTCGACGATGACAGGTACTTCATACACTGGATAAACGTCACGGACGACTCCGTTGAGGGCGCGTCCATGAACATAACCGCCCCCTTTGAAAAGTTCCTGAAGGTGATCTTCGGATGA
- a CDS encoding monovalent cation/H+ antiporter complex subunit F, which translates to MIGINVYLALIAIATLLSMYRVFVGPTTADRLVAVDIMTTITTGLMVLFALYYKRMIFLDVALVYAILAFGGVIAFARYMEGGL; encoded by the coding sequence ATGATAGGGATAAACGTCTACCTCGCCCTGATAGCGATAGCGACGCTCCTCAGCATGTACAGGGTCTTCGTGGGTCCCACCACTGCCGACAGGCTCGTCGCGGTTGACATCATGACGACCATAACCACCGGACTAATGGTTCTCTTCGCGCTCTACTACAAGCGGATGATATTCCTCGACGTCGCGCTCGTTTACGCCATACTCGCCTTCGGTGGAGTCATAGCCTTCGCGCGCTACATGGAGGGAGGCCTATGA
- the mnhG gene encoding monovalent cation/H(+) antiporter subunit G, translated as MNALTATGEALVLIGTFFYFLSALGLIRMPDVYNRMQTSTKSATLGSLGVMLGVGIWALGTDFGNVAWLTKTITIAIFLLLTNPISAHTLIRAAYKSGIPLWEGSVVDRYREHLESRKAEVEEAEKTPEEGGEE; from the coding sequence ATGAACGCGCTCACGGCCACGGGTGAAGCTCTCGTCCTCATCGGAACGTTCTTCTACTTCCTATCGGCCCTCGGTCTCATCAGGATGCCCGACGTCTACAACAGGATGCAGACCTCCACCAAGAGCGCCACCCTCGGCTCGCTCGGTGTTATGCTCGGCGTCGGAATCTGGGCTCTCGGAACGGACTTCGGAAACGTCGCCTGGCTCACCAAGACCATAACCATCGCGATCTTTCTCCTGCTGACCAACCCGATAAGCGCTCACACGCTCATAAGGGCCGCCTACAAGAGCGGCATCCCCCTGTGGGAGGGCAGTGTAGTTGACAGGTACCGCGAGCACCTCGAGAGCAGGAAGGCAGAGGTTGAAGAAGCGGAGAAAACCCCCGAGGAGGGTGGTGAGGAATGA